A stretch of Tenrec ecaudatus isolate mTenEca1 chromosome 2, mTenEca1.hap1, whole genome shotgun sequence DNA encodes these proteins:
- the LOC142441218 gene encoding olfactory receptor 2L13 translates to MEKWNQTSNDFILLGFFPPNQTGWLLLLFIILVFFLASVGNSAMIHLIRVETRLHTPMYFLLSQLSLMDLMYISTTVPKMVVNFLTGQKGISFLGCGVQSFFFLTMACSEGLLLASMAYDRYVAICHPLHYPNRMSRRMCVQMIVGSWILGSINSLAHTVYALHIPYCRSRDIDHFFCDVPAMLPLACMDTWVYEYMVFVSTSLFLLLPFLGITASYGRVLWAVYHMRSKEGRKKAFTTCSTHLTVVTFYYAPFIYTYLRPRNLRSPTEDKILAIFYTILTPMLNPIIYSLRNKEVLGAMTRVFGIFPSK, encoded by the coding sequence atggagaaatggaatcAAACTTCAAATGATTTCATTTTGTTGGGATTCTTTCCTCCAAATCAAACTGGCTGGCTGCTCTTACTCTTTATCATTCTTGTATTTTTTCTGGCCTCTGTGGGCAACTCAGCCATGATTCACCTCATCCGTGTGGAGACTCGcctgcacacacccatgtactttcTACTCAGCCAGCTCTCCCTCATGGACCTCATGTACATCTCTACAACAGTCCCCAAGATGGTGGTGAACTTCCTCACTGGTCAAAAAGGCATCTCTTTCCTAGGTTGTGGGGTCCAAAGCTTCTTCTTCTTGACAATGGCTTGTTCTGAGGGCTTACTCTTGGCTTCCATGGCCTATGACCGTTATGTGGCCATCTGTCACCCCCTCCACTATCCCAACCGCATGAGCAGAAGAATGTGTGTCCAGATGATTGTAGGGTCTTGGATCTTGGGATCCATCAACTCCTTGGCACATACAGTGTATGCACTTCATATTCCTTATTGCCGGTCCAGAGATATTGATCACTTCTTTTGTGATGTCCCAGCCATGTTGCCTCTTGCATGTATGGACACCTGGGTCTATGAATATATGGTTTTTGTAAGCACtagcctctttctcctccttccttttcttggtATCACGGCTTCCTATGGCAGAGTTCTTTGGGCTGTCTATCATATGCGCTCCAAAGAGGGTAGAAAAAAAGCCTTCACCACATGTTCAACACATTTAACAGTTGTGACCTTTTATTATGCACCATTTATTTATACCTACCTTCGGCCTCGGAATCTCCGCTCACCAACAGAAGATAAGATTCTGGCCATTTTCTACACCATCCTGACTCCCATGCTCAATCCCATTATCTACAGTCTAAGGAATAAAGAAGTCCTGGGAGCCATGACAAGGGTATTTGGGATATTCCCTTCGAAGTAA